The following proteins come from a genomic window of Ilumatobacter coccineus YM16-304:
- a CDS encoding DsbA family oxidoreductase, with the protein MTTPLRIDIVSDVMCPWCIIGYRQLQQALDDTGTDHVIHWHPFELNPEMPAEGQDMTEHIAEKYGSTPEQSAQSRRQMTDLGADLGFEFRFTDHTRMHNTFNTHQLLHWADEQGRKHDLKMALFTAHFTDGRDLSDVAVLADIAGEVGLDASEARAVLTDQRFAADVRAQQNFWIEQGIRGVPSMVFDRRHLVTGAQGVENYTAILRELAAQPA; encoded by the coding sequence ATGACCACGCCACTGCGAATCGACATCGTCTCCGACGTGATGTGCCCCTGGTGCATCATCGGCTACCGCCAACTCCAGCAGGCCCTCGACGACACCGGCACCGACCACGTCATCCACTGGCATCCCTTCGAACTCAATCCCGAGATGCCGGCCGAAGGCCAGGACATGACCGAGCACATCGCCGAGAAGTACGGCTCGACACCAGAGCAGTCGGCGCAGAGTCGCCGGCAGATGACCGACCTCGGTGCCGACCTCGGCTTCGAGTTCCGCTTCACCGACCACACGCGCATGCACAACACGTTCAACACGCACCAGTTGCTGCACTGGGCCGACGAACAGGGCCGCAAGCACGACCTGAAGATGGCGCTGTTCACCGCCCACTTCACCGACGGGCGTGACCTGTCGGACGTCGCCGTGCTCGCCGACATCGCCGGGGAAGTCGGCCTCGATGCGTCGGAAGCGCGAGCCGTGCTCACCGACCAGCGTTTCGCCGCCGACGTCCGCGCGCAGCAGAACTTCTGGATCGAGCAAGGCATCCGTGGCGTGCCGTCGATGGTCTTCGACCGCCGGCATCTCGTCACCGGAGCGCAGGGCGTCGAGAACTACACGGCGATACTGCGCGAACTCGCTGCTCAGCCAGCCTGA
- a CDS encoding carboxymuconolactone decarboxylase family protein, whose amino-acid sequence MTEFTHHTIDTAPEGSKELLETSLKNNGRIPGLHAVMADAPGLLATYNFAHQQFMATTLTDEEKTVVWQTANVEQNCHYCVPAHTAIAKMMKVDDAITDALRNETPLPTAKLEALRTFTLNVIRHRGFVSDADTQAFLDAGFTQTNILEVILGTAQKLMSNYTNHFAKTPIDPAFQKFAWERAAVDA is encoded by the coding sequence ATGACCGAGTTCACGCACCACACGATCGACACCGCCCCCGAAGGCTCCAAGGAGCTCCTCGAAACGTCGCTCAAGAACAACGGCCGCATCCCCGGACTGCACGCCGTGATGGCCGACGCCCCCGGCTTGCTCGCCACGTACAACTTCGCCCACCAGCAGTTCATGGCGACCACGCTCACCGACGAGGAGAAGACCGTCGTGTGGCAGACCGCCAACGTCGAGCAGAACTGCCACTACTGCGTCCCGGCGCACACCGCCATCGCCAAGATGATGAAGGTCGACGACGCGATCACCGACGCACTTCGCAACGAGACGCCCCTCCCGACCGCCAAGCTCGAAGCGCTCCGCACCTTCACCCTGAACGTCATCCGTCACCGTGGATTCGTCAGCGATGCGGATACACAGGCCTTCCTGGACGCCGGCTTCACGCAGACCAACATCTTGGAAGTGATCCTCGGCACCGCACAGAAGCTGATGTCGAACTACACCAACCACTTCGCGAAGACCCCGATCGACCCGGCGTTCCAGAAGTTCGCCTGGGAGCGAGCCGCCGTCGACGCGTGA
- a CDS encoding pseudouridine-5'-phosphate glycosidase: MTDSQTTPHPDLVLTDEVAQALHDGTPVVALESTIISHGMPFPQNVEMATEVERIVRDGGAVPATIAVLDGRPRVGLSQDDLHLLATSPDVAKVSIRDLPYVMSQRTHGATTVASTMRLAQLAGISVFVTGGLGGVHRGAETTFDISADLTELSQTNVAVVSAGVKSILDIGLTLETLETLGVPVVAVGTDDFPSFFSRNSGHAAPARLDTPAEIAALMDAKWRLGLDGGVAVVNPIPVADEIPADEIGVIIEQALADMDALGIHGKEATPFLLGRIVEITDGASLVANIALVNNNARLGARIATEYAAL; encoded by the coding sequence ATGACCGACTCGCAGACCACCCCGCACCCCGATCTCGTACTCACCGACGAAGTCGCTCAGGCGCTGCACGACGGCACGCCGGTCGTGGCGCTCGAGAGCACCATCATCAGCCACGGGATGCCGTTCCCGCAGAACGTCGAGATGGCGACCGAGGTCGAGCGGATCGTCCGCGACGGCGGCGCCGTCCCCGCCACGATCGCCGTGCTCGACGGCCGGCCCCGGGTCGGGTTGTCGCAGGACGACCTCCACCTCCTCGCCACCAGCCCCGACGTCGCAAAGGTCAGCATCCGTGACCTGCCGTACGTGATGTCGCAACGCACCCACGGAGCGACCACCGTCGCGTCGACGATGCGGCTGGCGCAACTCGCCGGCATCTCGGTGTTCGTGACCGGCGGCCTCGGCGGCGTGCACCGCGGCGCAGAGACGACGTTCGACATCAGTGCCGACCTGACCGAACTCTCCCAGACCAACGTCGCGGTCGTGTCGGCCGGGGTGAAGTCGATCCTCGACATCGGGCTCACGCTCGAAACCCTCGAGACGCTCGGCGTGCCGGTCGTCGCCGTCGGCACCGACGACTTCCCGTCGTTCTTCTCGCGCAACAGCGGACACGCAGCCCCGGCGCGACTCGACACGCCGGCGGAGATCGCCGCGCTGATGGACGCCAAGTGGCGCCTCGGCCTCGACGGCGGTGTCGCCGTGGTCAACCCGATCCCGGTCGCCGACGAGATCCCGGCCGACGAGATCGGTGTGATCATCGAGCAGGCACTGGCCGACATGGACGCACTCGGGATCCACGGCAAGGAGGCAACGCCCTTCCTGCTCGGTCGCATCGTGGAGATCACCGACGGTGCCAGCCTCGTCGCCAACATCGCCCTCGTGAACAACAACGCCCGGCTCGGCGCCCGGATCGCGACCGAGTACGCCGCGCTGTAA
- a CDS encoding carbohydrate kinase: MLTEREEQIVELLRRDPLIGTDALAAALGTSRASVNVHLSNLGKKGVILGRGYVLAEQPSAVVIGGANVDFKARSTSPATPKTSNPGHGSMTPGGVGRNIAENIARLGDRVHLISVVGRDPMGENLLDHTAASGVRVEHVVRTDRSTGTYTAVLDADGELIVAIADMEATTELGPEQLDDARDVITNAGVLVVDGNLGLDTLDYALDLSHGVRTVFEPVSVPKAMGLKNAIDHRVDVITPNRDELAALTDAPTRTDRQVRSAARVLHDRGVETVWVRLGERGSLLSTADDQVEIAAVPTEVEDVTGAGDAMLGAFCHVLLASGTSEEAARFGHAAAALTIASAHTVRPDLTPRLVRAALSKETST, encoded by the coding sequence GTGCTCACCGAACGGGAAGAACAGATCGTCGAGCTCCTGCGACGCGACCCGTTGATCGGCACCGACGCACTCGCCGCCGCACTCGGCACCAGCCGCGCGTCGGTCAACGTGCACCTGTCGAACCTCGGCAAGAAGGGCGTCATCCTCGGGCGGGGCTACGTGCTCGCCGAACAGCCGAGCGCTGTCGTGATCGGCGGCGCCAACGTCGACTTCAAAGCGCGCAGCACCTCACCGGCCACGCCGAAGACGAGCAACCCGGGGCACGGGTCGATGACGCCGGGCGGCGTCGGCCGCAACATCGCCGAGAACATCGCACGACTCGGCGACCGAGTGCACCTGATCAGCGTCGTCGGACGTGACCCGATGGGCGAGAACCTGCTCGACCACACCGCCGCATCCGGCGTGCGCGTCGAACACGTCGTGCGCACCGACCGCTCGACCGGCACGTACACCGCCGTGCTCGACGCCGACGGCGAGCTGATCGTCGCCATCGCCGACATGGAGGCGACCACCGAGCTCGGCCCCGAACAACTCGACGACGCACGCGACGTCATCACCAACGCGGGCGTGCTGGTGGTCGACGGCAACCTCGGACTCGACACGCTCGACTATGCGCTCGACCTGTCGCACGGTGTGCGCACCGTGTTCGAGCCCGTCAGCGTGCCGAAGGCGATGGGCCTCAAGAACGCGATCGATCATCGCGTCGACGTCATCACCCCGAACCGCGACGAACTCGCGGCGCTCACCGACGCACCCACCCGCACCGACCGTCAGGTGCGCTCGGCGGCTCGCGTGTTGCACGACCGAGGCGTCGAGACCGTGTGGGTCCGGCTGGGGGAGCGGGGCTCGCTGCTCAGCACCGCCGACGACCAGGTCGAGATCGCGGCCGTGCCGACCGAGGTCGAAGACGTCACCGGTGCCGGCGATGCGATGCTCGGCGCGTTCTGTCACGTGCTGCTCGCCAGCGGCACATCCGAAGAAGCCGCACGATTCGGGCACGCAGCGGCCGCCCTCACCATTGCCAGCGCGCACACCGTGCGCCCCGATCTGACCCCCCGGCTCGTCCGAGCCGCCCTCTCCAAGGAGACGTCGACATGA
- a CDS encoding transglutaminase-like domain-containing protein, with the protein MDALTSPTWFIDSESPEVATFVERTLNRKDAALGPVADDPTERAVALFLAVRDGIRYDPYDVSREPGDYRASAIAGGSPNWCVPKAVLLTAAARHVGIPARLGFADVRNHLTSEKLSDTMGTDLFAWHGYSELLLGERWFKVSSAFNIELCRKVGTKVLDFDGTDDALMHPYDEAGHRHMEYVEQRGSYDDLPLDAIFADFDELYGDFGSGSPAGDDVFG; encoded by the coding sequence ATGGACGCGTTGACCTCTCCGACCTGGTTCATCGACTCCGAGAGCCCCGAGGTCGCGACGTTCGTCGAACGAACCCTCAATCGCAAGGACGCCGCCCTCGGCCCGGTTGCCGACGACCCGACGGAGCGGGCCGTCGCCCTGTTCCTCGCCGTGCGTGACGGCATCCGCTACGACCCGTACGACGTGTCGAGGGAGCCCGGCGACTACCGAGCGAGCGCCATCGCCGGCGGATCACCGAACTGGTGCGTGCCCAAGGCCGTGCTGCTCACGGCGGCGGCACGTCACGTCGGCATCCCGGCCCGACTCGGATTCGCCGACGTCCGCAACCACCTCACCAGCGAGAAGCTGAGTGACACGATGGGCACCGACCTGTTCGCCTGGCACGGCTACAGCGAGCTCCTGCTCGGCGAGCGGTGGTTCAAGGTCAGCTCAGCGTTCAACATCGAACTGTGCCGCAAGGTCGGCACAAAGGTGCTCGACTTCGACGGCACCGACGACGCGCTGATGCACCCGTACGACGAGGCGGGCCATCGGCACATGGAGTACGTCGAGCAGCGCGGCAGCTACGACGATCTTCCGCTCGACGCGATCTTCGCCGACTTCGACGAGCTCTACGGCGACTTCGGATCGGGCAGCCCCGCCGGCGACGACGTCTTCGGCTGA
- a CDS encoding TetR/AcrR family transcriptional regulator — MQNNADTVTADERSATRRRAPGGGRKKTFDPDVVLGQALDVFWEHGYADTTTRLLEDELGLKASSIYNAFGSKGELLDAAVAQYLQRLDREILTPLRTADDPLDGLDQLIHAVSIGIDGEHRSGCLIVSLLTENAARDPALTAHTDAYMAALRSELTDTLERAVDAGLIPADTVAERIELLTTAILGINAAARGRLGPDTVEAMADSVRAQIARWRLTPAD; from the coding sequence ATGCAGAACAACGCCGACACCGTGACCGCCGACGAGCGCAGCGCGACACGTCGGCGCGCACCCGGAGGCGGACGCAAGAAGACCTTCGATCCCGACGTCGTGCTCGGTCAGGCGCTCGACGTCTTCTGGGAGCACGGGTACGCCGACACGACCACCCGGCTGCTCGAAGACGAACTCGGCCTCAAGGCGTCGAGCATCTACAACGCGTTCGGGTCGAAGGGCGAGCTGCTCGACGCTGCGGTCGCCCAGTACCTCCAGCGCCTCGATCGCGAGATTCTCACGCCACTGCGCACCGCCGACGACCCGCTCGACGGCCTCGATCAACTCATCCACGCCGTGTCGATCGGCATCGACGGCGAACATCGATCGGGCTGTCTGATCGTGTCGCTGCTCACCGAGAACGCGGCGCGCGACCCGGCGCTCACCGCGCACACCGACGCCTACATGGCGGCACTTCGCAGCGAGCTCACCGACACGCTCGAACGGGCGGTCGACGCGGGTCTCATTCCTGCCGACACCGTCGCCGAGCGGATCGAGTTGCTCACGACCGCCATTCTCGGCATCAACGCCGCGGCCCGCGGTCGACTCGGCCCCGACACGGTCGAGGCGATGGCCGACTCGGTGCGCGCCCAGATCGCCCGCTGGCGTCTCACGCCTGCCGACTGA
- a CDS encoding anti-sigma factor has product MSDNSIAGDSEELADIEALLRELDPADLELMEPPADVWASISTAVAADTTAPVVSLDERRNRRRSILSVAAAAVAVVGLGGVALVSMQDDGDDDVVATAVLEFDPVSFDPLGNGTSAQVSLVDDDAGPAIVVDEASLPADIGTDADLEFWLIEADETGAVVDLVSLGEYEPGTDAPLVVPDGYDPSVYSVVDISIEPRDGDPTHSGRSILRGQLTTA; this is encoded by the coding sequence ATGTCTGACAACTCGATCGCCGGTGACAGCGAAGAACTTGCCGACATCGAAGCGCTGCTCCGTGAGCTCGATCCCGCCGACCTGGAACTGATGGAGCCCCCCGCCGATGTGTGGGCCTCGATCTCGACCGCCGTCGCGGCCGACACGACCGCCCCGGTCGTGTCGCTCGACGAACGACGCAACCGGCGCCGATCGATCCTCTCGGTCGCCGCGGCCGCCGTCGCCGTGGTCGGCCTCGGCGGTGTCGCGCTGGTCTCGATGCAAGACGACGGCGACGACGATGTGGTCGCCACCGCCGTCCTCGAGTTCGACCCCGTGAGCTTCGACCCGCTGGGCAACGGCACCTCGGCCCAGGTCTCGCTCGTCGACGACGACGCCGGACCCGCCATCGTCGTCGACGAGGCGAGCCTGCCCGCCGACATCGGCACCGATGCCGACCTCGAGTTCTGGCTGATCGAAGCCGACGAAACCGGCGCGGTCGTCGACCTCGTGTCGCTCGGCGAATACGAACCCGGCACCGACGCCCCCCTCGTCGTGCCGGACGGCTACGACCCGAGCGTCTACTCGGTGGTCGACATCAGCATCGAGCCTCGTGACGGCGACCCGACGCACTCCGGCCGCTCGATCCTCCGCGGCCAGCTCACCACCGCCTGA
- a CDS encoding RNA polymerase sigma factor — translation MDTMNAAALIDSPRSEIRLDPCRYDQPVPRVRQRAQAETPASAFAAGETALRDAYDAHGSLVYSICRRSLGAEAAKEVTQDVFVSAWRARDQFDPTRGSLPAWLVGITKRRVIDHLRGERRHADRRADELPEWSSDGAEPPVDRLADRLLVADALGALPERAREVIELAYIHDLTHNEIAERTGLPLGTIKSDIRRGLSKIRERLEPSNV, via the coding sequence ATGGACACCATGAACGCTGCAGCGCTGATCGACTCCCCACGTTCCGAGATTCGTCTCGACCCGTGCCGATACGATCAGCCCGTGCCCCGAGTTCGCCAACGAGCCCAGGCCGAGACACCCGCCAGCGCCTTCGCTGCCGGGGAGACCGCGCTCCGAGACGCCTACGACGCTCACGGATCGCTCGTCTACTCGATCTGTCGCCGGTCGCTCGGCGCCGAAGCCGCCAAGGAAGTCACGCAAGATGTCTTCGTGAGCGCCTGGCGGGCTCGTGACCAGTTCGACCCGACCCGCGGCTCGCTGCCGGCCTGGTTGGTCGGGATCACGAAGCGGCGGGTCATCGACCACCTGCGAGGTGAGCGCCGTCACGCCGACCGCCGAGCGGACGAACTGCCCGAGTGGTCGAGCGACGGTGCCGAACCCCCGGTCGATCGCCTCGCCGATCGCTTGCTCGTCGCCGACGCACTCGGCGCACTTCCCGAGCGAGCCCGGGAAGTCATCGAACTCGCCTACATCCACGACCTGACGCACAACGAGATCGCCGAACGCACCGGGCTCCCGCTCGGCACGATCAAGAGCGACATCCGACGGGGTCTGTCGAAGATCCGTGAACGCCTGGAGCCCAGCAATGTCTGA
- a CDS encoding sugar ABC transporter ATP-binding protein, with the protein MERTEQDAAPRLRVDGVSKSFGAVHALRGVSFDVQAGEIHALVGENGAGKSTLVGIITGIRPGDAGVVSVDGVATKFKTPLDARAAGIAAMYQDPNLFPHLSVAENIMTGQFPRRGPFIDHAAMKTRARELLADVGFEIDVDQMVAGLTVAEAQFVEIARALSSDLRVLILDEPTSALTPSEAEKLYEVVRRLRDTGTAIIWISHRMEEIRALADTITVLRDGQHVITSPSADLSDDEMIRQMVGRSVVLENVARTEPLGDVCLKVSGLSLPGVFDEIDFEIREGEIVAMAGLVGAGRSEIAQALFGLSKGVEGEVEIHGETVAPRSPRQMADLGLVYLPENRDAEGIISTMPIVDNIALPSLKSLGRGGIVDSAGERRLAEDQRSALSIKGEIGDLVSSLSGGNRQKVAIARWLAKQPTVLLLDEPTHGIDVGTKAQVHDIMRELARKQRMGILMISSDMLEVLAVSDRVLVLSRGRIVVDLETATATQESILAAATQRATKATVA; encoded by the coding sequence ATGGAACGAACGGAGCAGGACGCCGCCCCGCGGCTCCGCGTCGACGGCGTCTCCAAGTCGTTCGGAGCGGTGCACGCGCTGCGCGGCGTGTCGTTCGACGTCCAGGCCGGCGAGATCCACGCCCTCGTCGGAGAGAACGGCGCCGGCAAGTCGACGCTCGTCGGGATCATCACCGGCATCCGACCCGGCGACGCCGGTGTCGTCTCGGTCGACGGTGTCGCCACCAAGTTCAAGACGCCGCTCGACGCCCGCGCCGCCGGCATCGCGGCGATGTACCAAGACCCCAACCTGTTCCCGCACCTGTCGGTGGCCGAGAACATCATGACGGGGCAGTTTCCTCGCCGCGGCCCCTTCATCGACCACGCCGCCATGAAGACGCGGGCTCGCGAACTGCTCGCCGACGTCGGCTTCGAGATCGACGTCGACCAGATGGTGGCCGGGCTCACCGTCGCCGAAGCGCAGTTCGTCGAGATCGCCCGCGCCCTCTCCTCCGATCTCCGCGTGCTGATCCTCGACGAGCCCACCAGCGCACTCACGCCGAGCGAAGCCGAAAAGCTCTACGAAGTCGTCCGGCGCCTGCGCGACACCGGCACCGCCATCATCTGGATCTCGCACCGGATGGAAGAGATCCGGGCGCTCGCCGACACGATCACGGTGCTGCGCGACGGCCAGCACGTCATCACCTCGCCGTCGGCCGACCTGTCGGACGACGAGATGATCCGCCAGATGGTCGGACGCTCGGTGGTGCTCGAGAACGTCGCACGCACCGAACCGCTCGGCGACGTCTGCCTGAAGGTGAGCGGTCTCTCCCTCCCCGGCGTGTTCGACGAGATCGACTTCGAGATCCGCGAAGGCGAGATCGTCGCGATGGCCGGACTCGTCGGCGCCGGCCGATCCGAGATCGCCCAGGCGCTGTTCGGCTTGAGCAAGGGCGTCGAGGGCGAGGTCGAGATCCACGGTGAGACCGTCGCACCCCGATCGCCTCGCCAGATGGCCGACCTCGGGCTCGTGTACCTCCCCGAGAACCGCGACGCCGAGGGAATCATCTCGACGATGCCGATCGTCGACAACATCGCGCTGCCGAGCCTCAAGTCGCTCGGCCGAGGCGGCATCGTCGACAGCGCCGGCGAACGGCGCCTCGCCGAAGACCAGCGCAGCGCACTGAGCATCAAAGGCGAGATCGGTGACCTCGTCAGTTCGCTGTCGGGCGGCAACCGCCAGAAGGTCGCCATCGCCCGGTGGCTCGCGAAACAACCGACGGTGCTCCTGCTCGACGAACCGACACACGGCATCGACGTCGGCACCAAAGCGCAGGTGCACGACATCATGCGCGAGCTCGCCCGCAAGCAGCGCATGGGCATCCTCATGATCTCGTCCGACATGCTCGAGGTGCTCGCGGTGAGCGACCGCGTGCTCGTGCTGTCGCGTGGCCGCATCGTCGTCGATCTCGAGACGGCGACGGCGACCCAGGAGTCGATCCTGGCGGCGGCCACACAACGGGCAACGAAAGCGACCGTGGCATGA
- a CDS encoding fasciclin domain-containing protein gives MKRNLWDCASEWGGHFVLNDITPTERPRRSPMKSRTKKILPALVAASMVAAACGSDSNDSVATDAPPATEAEEVAEGPGTIVDVAVEAGSFTTLVAAVEAAGLVETLSGEGPFTVFAPTDEAFAALLSDLGITAEELLADTDLLTSVLTYHVVPGAVLAETVVTLDGESVETVNGASVEISVDGDIVKVNDANVTATDIEASNGVIHVLDAVLLPPADDAMEEDAMEDDAMEEDAMEEDAMEEDAMADEPGTIVDVAVEAGSFTTLVAAVQAAGLVETLSSEGPFTVFAPTDDAFAALLSDLGLTAQELLADTELLTSVLTYHVVPGEVLAETVVTLDGESVETVNGASVEISVDGDVVMVNDATVTAVDVDASNGVIHVIDSVLLPPADDAMEEDAMEEDAMADEPGTIVDVAVEAGSFTTLVAAVQAAGLVETLSSEGPFTVFAPTDDAFAALLSDLGLTAEELLADTELLTSVLTYHVVPGEVLAETVVTLDGESVETVNGASVEISVDGDVVMVNDATVTAVDVDASNGVIHVIDTVLIPSS, from the coding sequence TTGAAAAGAAATCTTTGGGATTGTGCATCCGAATGGGGTGGTCATTTCGTACTAAATGACATCACCCCTACAGAGAGACCTCGGAGGTCCCCGATGAAATCCCGCACGAAGAAGATTCTCCCGGCGCTCGTCGCCGCCAGCATGGTCGCCGCCGCGTGCGGCTCCGACTCCAACGACAGCGTCGCCACCGATGCGCCTCCCGCCACGGAAGCCGAAGAAGTCGCAGAGGGCCCGGGCACGATCGTCGACGTCGCTGTCGAGGCCGGCAGCTTCACGACCCTGGTCGCCGCGGTCGAAGCCGCCGGACTGGTCGAGACGCTCAGCGGCGAGGGTCCGTTCACCGTGTTCGCCCCCACCGACGAAGCGTTCGCCGCACTCCTCTCGGACCTCGGCATCACCGCCGAAGAGCTGCTCGCCGACACCGACCTCCTGACGTCGGTGCTCACCTACCACGTCGTCCCCGGCGCAGTGCTCGCCGAAACCGTCGTCACCCTCGACGGTGAGTCGGTCGAGACCGTCAACGGCGCATCGGTCGAGATCAGCGTCGACGGCGACATCGTCAAAGTCAACGACGCCAACGTCACCGCCACCGACATCGAGGCCAGCAACGGTGTGATCCACGTGCTCGACGCCGTGCTGCTGCCGCCCGCCGACGATGCCATGGAGGAAGACGCCATGGAAGACGATGCCATGGAGGAAGACGCCATGGAAGAGGACGCGATGGAAGAAGATGCCATGGCCGATGAGCCGGGCACGATCGTCGACGTTGCTGTCGAGGCCGGCAGCTTCACCACGCTGGTCGCTGCCGTTCAGGCCGCCGGTCTGGTCGAGACGCTGAGCAGCGAAGGCCCGTTCACGGTGTTCGCTCCGACCGACGACGCCTTTGCGGCGCTGCTGTCGGATCTTGGTCTGACCGCCCAGGAACTGCTCGCCGACACCGAGCTGCTGACGTCGGTGCTCACGTACCACGTCGTTCCCGGTGAGGTGCTCGCCGAGACCGTCGTGACCCTCGATGGTGAGTCGGTCGAGACCGTCAACGGTGCCTCGGTCGAGATCAGCGTCGACGGTGACGTCGTGATGGTCAACGACGCCACGGTCACCGCGGTCGACGTCGACGCCAGCAACGGTGTCATCCACGTCATCGACAGTGTCCTGCTCCCGCCGGCGGACGACGCCATGGAAGAGGACGCGATGGAAGAAGATGCCATGGCCGATGAGCCGGGCACGATCGTCGACGTTGCTGTCGAGGCCGGCAGCTTCACCACGCTGGTCGCTGCCGTTCAGGCCGCCGGTCTGGTCGAGACGCTGAGCAGCGAAGGCCCGTTCACGGTGTTCGCTCCGACCGACGACGCCTTTGCGGCGCTGCTGTCGGATCTTGGTCTGACCGCCGAGGAACTGCTCGCCGACACCGAGCTGCTGACGTCGGTGCTCACGTACCACGTCGTTCCGGGTGAGGTGCTCGCCGAGACCGTCGTGACCCTCGATGGTGAGTCGGTCGAGACCGTCAACGGTGCCTCGGTCGAGATCAGCGTCGACGGTGACGTCGTGATGGTCAACGACGCCACGGTCACCGCGGTCGACGTCGACGCCAGCAACGGCGTCATCCACGTCATCGACACCGTGCTCATCCCGAGCAGCTGA